The following coding sequences are from one Octopus bimaculoides isolate UCB-OBI-ISO-001 chromosome 3, ASM119413v2, whole genome shotgun sequence window:
- the LOC128247266 gene encoding histone-lysine N-methyltransferase SETMAR-like isoform X4 translates to MECQVDKTEHFQHHLLFAFNQGVEVAKVAHEICAVYEEGAMPQSTDCCRFPCFKNGNFDLKDGSHTGQPIESEERLNQLLHENPCQTTRELVEQMDCDKKNCGEPPSLNGQGLETWRLVPHTLSVNNKNQRSTIAASLLAQHHSTHGHKQHFLYHIVTDNVKWCLYVNMKQRKEWLSSNKQATL, encoded by the coding sequence atggaatgtcaagtggacaaaactgagcattttcaacaccatttgctttttgcatttaatcaAGGTGTTGAGGTTGCCAAAGTTGCTCATGAGATTTGTGCTGTATATGAAGAAGGGGCAATGCCTCAAAGTACTGACTGCTGTCGGTTTCCGTGCttcaaaaatgggaattttgacctTAAGGATGGATCACACACTGGTCAACCAATTGAGTCCGAAGAGAGACTGAATCAACTTCTTCACGAAAATCCATGTCAAACGACCAGAGAATTGGTGGAGCAGAtggattgtgataaaaaaaactgTGGTGAACCACCTTCACTCAATGGGCAAGGTTTAGAAACTTGGCGCTTGGTGCCACACACTTTGAGcgtaaacaacaaaaatcaacgctCCACAATTGCAGCCAGTTTGCTTGCTCAACATCACTCAACACATGGTCACAAACAGCATTTTCTTTACCACATTGTCACTGACAATGTAAAATGGTGCCTTTacgtcaatatgaagcagcgaaAAGAATGGCTCAGCTCCAACAAACAAGCGACTTTGTGA
- the LOC128247266 gene encoding histone-lysine N-methyltransferase SETMAR-like isoform X3 yields MIIKMECQVDKTEHFQHHLLFAFNQGVEVAKVAHEICAVYEEGAMPQSTDCCRFPCFKNGNFDLKDGSHTGQPIESEERLNQLLHENPCQTTRELVEQMDCDKKNCGEPPSLNGQGLETWRLVPHTLSVNNKNQRSTIAASLLAQHHSTHGHKQHFLYHIVTDNVKWCLYVNMKQRKEWLSSNKQATL; encoded by the coding sequence atcattaaaatggaatgtcaagtggacaaaactgagcattttcaacaccatttgctttttgcatttaatcaAGGTGTTGAGGTTGCCAAAGTTGCTCATGAGATTTGTGCTGTATATGAAGAAGGGGCAATGCCTCAAAGTACTGACTGCTGTCGGTTTCCGTGCttcaaaaatgggaattttgacctTAAGGATGGATCACACACTGGTCAACCAATTGAGTCCGAAGAGAGACTGAATCAACTTCTTCACGAAAATCCATGTCAAACGACCAGAGAATTGGTGGAGCAGAtggattgtgataaaaaaaactgTGGTGAACCACCTTCACTCAATGGGCAAGGTTTAGAAACTTGGCGCTTGGTGCCACACACTTTGAGcgtaaacaacaaaaatcaacgctCCACAATTGCAGCCAGTTTGCTTGCTCAACATCACTCAACACATGGTCACAAACAGCATTTTCTTTACCACATTGTCACTGACAATGTAAAATGGTGCCTTTacgtcaatatgaagcagcgaaAAGAATGGCTCAGCTCCAACAAACAAGCGACTTTGTGA
- the LOC128247266 gene encoding histone-lysine N-methyltransferase SETMAR-like isoform X1, translating to MLRWMCHVNVNTRQSIIKMECQVDKTEHFQHHLLFAFNQGVEVAKVAHEICAVYEEGAMPQSTDCCRFPCFKNGNFDLKDGSHTGQPIESEERLNQLLHENPCQTTRELVEQMDCDKKNCGEPPSLNGQGLETWRLVPHTLSVNNKNQRSTIAASLLAQHHSTHGHKQHFLYHIVTDNVKWCLYVNMKQRKEWLSSNKQATL from the coding sequence atcattaaaatggaatgtcaagtggacaaaactgagcattttcaacaccatttgctttttgcatttaatcaAGGTGTTGAGGTTGCCAAAGTTGCTCATGAGATTTGTGCTGTATATGAAGAAGGGGCAATGCCTCAAAGTACTGACTGCTGTCGGTTTCCGTGCttcaaaaatgggaattttgacctTAAGGATGGATCACACACTGGTCAACCAATTGAGTCCGAAGAGAGACTGAATCAACTTCTTCACGAAAATCCATGTCAAACGACCAGAGAATTGGTGGAGCAGAtggattgtgataaaaaaaactgTGGTGAACCACCTTCACTCAATGGGCAAGGTTTAGAAACTTGGCGCTTGGTGCCACACACTTTGAGcgtaaacaacaaaaatcaacgctCCACAATTGCAGCCAGTTTGCTTGCTCAACATCACTCAACACATGGTCACAAACAGCATTTTCTTTACCACATTGTCACTGACAATGTAAAATGGTGCCTTTacgtcaatatgaagcagcgaaAAGAATGGCTCAGCTCCAACAAACAAGCGACTTTGTGA
- the LOC128247266 gene encoding histone-lysine N-methyltransferase SETMAR-like isoform X2, producing the protein MDNHIHSIIKMECQVDKTEHFQHHLLFAFNQGVEVAKVAHEICAVYEEGAMPQSTDCCRFPCFKNGNFDLKDGSHTGQPIESEERLNQLLHENPCQTTRELVEQMDCDKKNCGEPPSLNGQGLETWRLVPHTLSVNNKNQRSTIAASLLAQHHSTHGHKQHFLYHIVTDNVKWCLYVNMKQRKEWLSSNKQATL; encoded by the coding sequence atcattaaaatggaatgtcaagtggacaaaactgagcattttcaacaccatttgctttttgcatttaatcaAGGTGTTGAGGTTGCCAAAGTTGCTCATGAGATTTGTGCTGTATATGAAGAAGGGGCAATGCCTCAAAGTACTGACTGCTGTCGGTTTCCGTGCttcaaaaatgggaattttgacctTAAGGATGGATCACACACTGGTCAACCAATTGAGTCCGAAGAGAGACTGAATCAACTTCTTCACGAAAATCCATGTCAAACGACCAGAGAATTGGTGGAGCAGAtggattgtgataaaaaaaactgTGGTGAACCACCTTCACTCAATGGGCAAGGTTTAGAAACTTGGCGCTTGGTGCCACACACTTTGAGcgtaaacaacaaaaatcaacgctCCACAATTGCAGCCAGTTTGCTTGCTCAACATCACTCAACACATGGTCACAAACAGCATTTTCTTTACCACATTGTCACTGACAATGTAAAATGGTGCCTTTacgtcaatatgaagcagcgaaAAGAATGGCTCAGCTCCAACAAACAAGCGACTTTGTGA